The stretch of DNA TATTTCCTCTAAGGTTACCTGCGATATTTTGCTTATGGTTGAGGGTGAGTATTTAAGTTCAAACACGCTTTCAAGAGCCTGGGCTACTGCTCTTGCACTCATACCAGAGGCAAACATCCCAAGTATTAAGTCTTCAAGATTGATATCTCTTCTTCTATAAGGTTCTATCAACTTTGTTCTGAATTTTCCCTCTCTATCTCTTGGAATTCTCAGATTTTCAAGCTTACCGATAACAGTATCTAAGTTTCTAACGTAAAAGCCGTTCTTTGTTCCTCCATGTTCTTTAAGAAAC from Desulfurobacterium indicum encodes:
- a CDS encoding transposase, whose protein sequence is MRNGITSWGTPHKYQPQEAKMELQKILPDLVKEVVKQTLESIMTAEREVFLKEHGGTKNGFYVRNLDTVIGKLENLRIPRDREGKFRTKLIEPYRRRDINLEDLILGMFASGMSARAVAQALESVFELKYSPSTISKISQVTLEEI